Within the Dehalococcoidia bacterium genome, the region GTTCACCGATGCCATCGGCGGGCTTCGGCGGCCCACTGCACATTGACCGGCGGCAGGCGGCGAATCGGGATCAGCCCGCGTCTGGAGCCGGGAAAGCCGCAGCCCCGCACGGCATAGGGGGCATAGGGACGGAGTGGCAGGGATGACGATTCTTGTTGCCGAAGACGATGTTGATCTCCTCGATATCCTTTGTTTCGCTATTCGCCGAGCCGGCCACGATGTTGTCGCCGCACGCGACGGAGCCGCGGCTTTGGAGCTGTTCAGGCGGAAGGAACCGCAACTCGTGTTGCTTGATGTGCAGATGCCGCGCATGGACGGCTGGGAGGTTTGTAAGGCGATCCGGGACGAGTCATCAACGCCGATCATCATGCTGACCGCCCGCTCGGCCGATGAGGATGTCGTGCGAGGGCTCCAGTTGGGAGCCGACGACTACATCTGCAAACCGTTCAGCCCGACGCAACTGCTCGCGCGCGTGCAGGCCGTTCTGCGACGGACGAACGAGAATCCGACGCAACCGCGCCTGGGATGGCAGACGATCAGCGCGGGCGATCTGCGCCTCGATCCGCAGTGGCGCCGCGTAACGCGCTCGGGGCACGACATCCATCTGACGCCGATCGAGTTCAAGTTGCTGTACGAACTTGTGCTGCACGAGGGCCAGGTCTTGCCGCACCAGACACTCACCGACCGCGTGTGGGGGTACGAAGGCGTCGATGACGCGAGCTTGTTGAAGGGGCACATCCGCAATATGCGGCGGAAACTCGAGGATGACTCCGCTTCGTCCGGCTACATCCAGACCGTCGCCGGCGTGGGTTATACCTTCCGCCGCAAACCCGAGTCGTCTGAAACTCGGGCGCTGCCGTGAGGCGCGGGCGGCAGTGCTCGCCTGAGCGAGACGGCTGTCTCATGGCTGGCGTCGGCTTGTCTCGCTGACCCGACGCCCGCGACGCCGTAGCGCTGCACAACCTGGACGCTCGATGCGAGCGACTGCCGATGCTGTCCTCACCGATCCCGGCCTCCGCTTCGACCGGGAGCAACCATCTGCTCGCCCCGGGTTGCGGCAGTGGCGGCTTCGTGGAATCTGCCTGCACGGACCGGCAAATGCTGCCGTGTGAGCAACCACCCGCGGCGCCGATTACCCGACCGGGCGTGTTCGCGGCGTTCAGGGACTTCTTCCCACGCCGCCATGCGCCGGGCGCGCGTTGCAGCTCAGCACGGAGCAGTGCGCGGCGGTGGTCCGGTGGACGTCCCACAGGCGGCCACCGATCGCCATACGGTCTCGCCGGAGGCGGCTGAAGGGGTATGCAGACCGTTCCCCGACACAAGGCCTGGCACGCGCTGCAGGTCTACACGATCCGCTTCCTCCCTCTGCCGTTGCGGGTGAAGGAACGGCTGGTCTGGCTCCTCTCCCCGCGCTACCGCCTGGGTGTGCATGCCGTGGTCACGGATGCGGCCGGCCGGGTGCTCACCCTGCACTCGAGCTACTCGGGCCGCTGGCAGCTGCCCGGCGGAACCGTGGACTTCGGCGAGAGCTTCGACACGGCAATGCGTCGAGAGGGTTTCGAGGAGCTCGGCCTCGCCTTCGCCGCGCTAGAGCGGGTGGGCACCTGCAGCGATGCCACGGGCCGCCAACTGCATGCGATCTATCGCGCTGTACTCATGCCCGGGTCGATTCAGCTCAGCGTCGAGCACCGCCGCTGGCGATTTCAGCAGGCGAGCAAACTGTCGCCGTTCTATCGGGCCATCGTTTGCCAGGCGCTCGATCCGACTGGCGGTGAGGTGCGCTTGCCCGGCTGAGCCCCGCGGGGATTGCTGCGGCGGCACGCTGGCGCCTGGAGCGCCGGAGTTGGCTGGGCATCACCAGCCACCGAAGCGGTCGGCCGGCGATCGGCGACCAGCGCGTCGGTACACCGCGACCGTTCGCAACTGTCGCGCGCCAGATCCGCACCTGGCTTTCACCGAATGCCGTCTTGCTCGTTCCGCCGTCGCGCCCTATGCTCTCGCCAAACCGTTATATCCTAACAGCCGCTTCGCAACGTCGAATTGATATGCCGTCGCGTTTCGAAGTGATGCAGAGAGGGAACCCGCCGTGCCGAGCGTACCGCATATCTCGGACGCCCTCTGGGATCGTCTTCGCCCAATTATCGCCGGAGGCGACCCAGCCACGGTGATGGATCTCGGCGTCGGTCGATCGCTCGTGGATGCGGTGCTCTACCGGGCGATCACCGGCGATGCATGGCTGGATCTTCCCAGCGAACTGCCGCACGACGACCGGGCATGGCAAACCTACGAGCGCTGGAAGCGGAGCGGCGTTCTTCACCAGTTGTCTGCCACGCTGCACGTCGATCTGGATGATGCGACGATTGTGCCCGCGGTCGAAGGGGTCCGAGGCGGCTAGCGCCCGGGCAGCGGCGCCGCCCGGCGATCCCGTTCTGCCACATCCGGCCCAGAACGAGGGGCAGCGCCTGGGTCGTAACTTTGGCAATATCCGCTGAACGGCGCCGATCATCCTCCCACCGAGGCGACCTTCCGAACGGCCAGCCCTTGCCGGCGCCGCGAACGTCGAACCGGCCGGCCAGGGCGCACCGTGCCACCTGTCTGCGCGCCGGAGTCGAGCTTCGGCCTCGCTCGAACCTTCAGATCCAGCGACGCCTGCGTCCTTCGCGCCTGGCCGAGAGTGCGCTGAGGGCCAGCGCCGGCCTCCACGGCCCGCGGCCGGCCGAATGCGGTTCAATGCCGGCCCGCTCTCGCCAGCGCCGTTTTCTCCACCAAGTCTTCACGGCCGCCCCACCCGAACGGCGATGCCCTTAGCCATACCGTAACCATTGGAGCCGGCGCACCGCTTCTGTCTACCACGGTCGCCGGCTGCCGGCACCGGCGCTGCGTTGACGGAGAGCAACCCATGAAGGTCCTGTTTGCCAGTGGCGACACGGCACTGCGGGGCATCGCAGGCTACGGCCTGGAGTGGCTTGGGCACGAGGTGCAGACCGCCGCCGATGGCGTTGACGCGCTCATGCTCTGGCTGAACGGCCGCCACGATGTGGCGCTGCTCGACGGGGACCTGCCCACGCTGAGCGGTTTCGATGTATGCCGGCTGATCCGCCTGAGCTCGGCGATTCCCGTCGTCTTGTTCCTTCGTCCCCTGGATGAGCAAGAGTTGATTCGCGGCTATGAAAGCGGGGCCGACGACTGCATCATTAAGCCATTTGGTATTCGGCAGTTGCAGCTGCGAATCGAGGCGCTGCTGCGGCGAAGCGTGCAGTCGCCGTCCACACCACGGAGACACGACAGCGTCCAGGTCATCTTCGGCGACCTGGTGCTCGATCGCCCGCGGATGTCCGTTCAGAAGAACCACCAACCGCTGACTCTGACGCGAACAGAGTTTCGTATCCTCGAATACCTCATGGAGCGCGCTGAGACCATCGCGCCCGCCGACGAGCTCGCACGATACGCGCTGGCAGACTCATCGGCCAGCGAACGCCGTAGCTTAAAAGTGCACATTTCGCGCCTCCGTCACAAGTTATCGGTGGTTGGTGGAACACTCATCGAGATTCGATCGTTTCCGCGCTACGGCTACGGATTAATGAACAGACAAGTGATCCGACCAGCCGAACAACGAGACGTGGAGATGCACCGTTCGCCGGAAATAGACAGGAAGTCGATGGCGGGGCTGGACGGTGCGGTGGTGGTTGATTTGCAGCCTCTGGGGAGAGCGAAACCATGACTCGTATCTGTGTTATTGGGGCGGGATACGTCGGCCTTGTCACCGGCGCCTGTCTGGCTGAACGGGGACACGACGTCGTCTGCCTGGACACCGATACCGCCAAGGTCCAGCAGCTCCGGGCCGGCGATTCGCCGTTCTACGAACCTGGTTTGGACGAGCTGCTCGTGCAGGTGCGTTCCAGCGGTCGCATCCGCTTTACGCATAATTATGCCGACGCCATCCCCGGTGCGGAGGCAGTGTTCATCGCCGTCAATACGCCATCAAGCGCCGAAGGCCAGGCAGACTTGATGGCAGTGAGGGCTGCGGCACGCGACCTGGGGCCACTGCTGAGTGCTGATACGGTCATCGTCAACAAGAGCACCGTGCCGATCGGCACCGGCGATCTCGTAGCGTTCCTGATCGCTCAGTGCACTCGTGTTCCATTCAGCGTGGTGTCGAATCCAGAATTCCTGCGCGAAGGCTCCGCCGTACACGATTTCCGCCATCCGGATCGACTCGTGCTGGGCTCGCGCGATCCTGAGGCGGCTCGGCGTGTCGCCGCGCTCTACGGTCCGCTGGACTGCCCGATACTGATCACGGACATTCGCACCGCAGAAATGATCAAATACGCTTCGAACGCGTATCTTGCTACCCGTATCTCCTTCATCAATGAGATTGCCGCCGTTTGTGAACGACTCGGTGCGGATGTCACCGAGGTCGCGCGGGGAATGGGCTATGATCAGCGGATCGGCCCCCAGTTCCTCAACGCCGGCATCGGTTGGGGCGGCTCCTGCTTTCCGAAGGACGTGCGCGCACTTATCCACATGGCGGCGGCAAGCGGATCGCATCCGCAACTGTTGCGCGCGGTGGTGGAGATCAACCATGACCAGCGTTTGGGCGTGATCCAGAAGCTGAAGCACTATCTCGGTTCGCTGGAGGGGCGGACGATCACGCTGCTCGGGCTCTCATTCAAACCGAACACCGATGACCTCCGCAACGCACCCTCCGTCGACCTGATCGAGCTGCTGCGCCAGGAGGGGTGCCACATTCGCGCCTACGATCCGGTGGCGCTGGAGCGGGCCCGCCGGGAGTTGCCCGACATCGAGCTTTGCGCCGACGCCTACGCGGGAGCGCGGGACGCGGATGCCTTGGTGCTCGTCACCGAGTGGGAGGAGTTTCGGCGGCTCAACTTCGGCACGCTGCGCCGGTTGATGCGCTCGCCGCTGGTGATAGACGGACGCAATCTCTTCGAGCCGACGGTGATGCGGCAGAGCGGCTTCACGTACGCCGGGATCGGGCGCCCGGCAGCGCTGGCCGTGGAGGAGCGGGCCGACGAATTCGCCTACGGCGGGCGGCCGAACGCAAGCGAGCCGACGTTCGCCTCGATGCCCGCCTAACGGCGGCACGGTGCGCACGCGGCACGTTCGCCGGGATGGGTCCTGAAGTGAGGCTGGCGCCAGCGCTGATGGGCAGAAAGCGATGGATCATCGGTCCGCGACACCCCTGGGTGTGGCCGGCGGTGAAGTGGGGATGAGGTAGCAGGCGATGGCGATCCGACTGGGGACAGCAACCACGGATGGCGAAGCGGTATCCCGCGACACGCCGGCCGAGGTTCCGCAACTGTGCCACGCGGCGAGTTGGAATGGGTGGCAGCGTCCGGCCAAGCGAGCGATGGATGTCGTCGGCGCGTCGATCCTGCTGATCGTGCTGGCGCCGCTGCTGTTGGCCATCGCTCTGGCGATCAAGCTGGACAGCCGCGGCCCGATCCTCTTTCGCCAAACGCGGCTGGGCAAGGATGGTCGTTTCTTCAGCTTTCTGAAGTTTCGCAGCATGGTGGCCGACGCCGAAGCGCGCCAGGCAGAACTGGACGCCCTGAACGAGGCGGATGGCCCGATCTTCAAGATGAAACACGATCCGCGCCTGACGCGGGTCGGACGGTTCATCCGCAAGACGAGCCTGGACGAGCTGCCCCAACTGTGGAATGTCCTGCGTGGCGAGATGAGCCTGGTTGGGCCTCGGCCGCCGGTGCCGAAGGAAGCGGCGCGCTACGAAGCCTGGCAACACGGCCGCCTGGCGGTGAAGCCGGGCATGACCGGTCTCTGGCAGGTGAGCGGCCGCAGCAACGTGCGCTTCTCAGAGATGGTCAAGCTGGATTTTCAGTACATCGAGCGGTGGTCGCTCTGGCTGGATCTGAAGATCCTGCTGCTCACGGTGGTCGCGGTTATCCGCACCGACGGCGCCTACTGAATCGGCGTCCGGCCATCGATACCGGTGACGGTGAGCGTGGGGAACTGGACCACGCCGCGGGGGAAAAGGATATGGCTTCACGATCGGCATCTGCAGCGCTACCCCGCTCGAAGAGCAATGCAGCCGCATCGGTGGAGGTGCCACGCGTGACGACGGTACTGGGCAGCCCGGAACGAGTGACGAGCGAGCCGGCGCAGGGCGTGGGCGTGGCCGTTGTGGGCGCCGGCTACTGGGGTCCCAACCTCATCAGGAACTTTGCCCAGCTCGGCGATGCGCGCGTTGTCGCCGTGTGCGATCAGCAGCCGCAGCGGC harbors:
- a CDS encoding response regulator transcription factor, which produces MTILVAEDDVDLLDILCFAIRRAGHDVVAARDGAAALELFRRKEPQLVLLDVQMPRMDGWEVCKAIRDESSTPIIMLTARSADEDVVRGLQLGADDYICKPFSPTQLLARVQAVLRRTNENPTQPRLGWQTISAGDLRLDPQWRRVTRSGHDIHLTPIEFKLLYELVLHEGQVLPHQTLTDRVWGYEGVDDASLLKGHIRNMRRKLEDDSASSGYIQTVAGVGYTFRRKPESSETRALP
- a CDS encoding NUDIX domain-containing protein, whose product is MQTVPRHKAWHALQVYTIRFLPLPLRVKERLVWLLSPRYRLGVHAVVTDAAGRVLTLHSSYSGRWQLPGGTVDFGESFDTAMRREGFEELGLAFAALERVGTCSDATGRQLHAIYRAVLMPGSIQLSVEHRRWRFQQASKLSPFYRAIVCQALDPTGGEVRLPG
- a CDS encoding transposase — translated: MPSVPHISDALWDRLRPIIAGGDPATVMDLGVGRSLVDAVLYRAITGDAWLDLPSELPHDDRAWQTYERWKRSGVLHQLSATLHVDLDDATIVPAVEGVRGG
- a CDS encoding response regulator transcription factor gives rise to the protein MKVLFASGDTALRGIAGYGLEWLGHEVQTAADGVDALMLWLNGRHDVALLDGDLPTLSGFDVCRLIRLSSAIPVVLFLRPLDEQELIRGYESGADDCIIKPFGIRQLQLRIEALLRRSVQSPSTPRRHDSVQVIFGDLVLDRPRMSVQKNHQPLTLTRTEFRILEYLMERAETIAPADELARYALADSSASERRSLKVHISRLRHKLSVVGGTLIEIRSFPRYGYGLMNRQVIRPAEQRDVEMHRSPEIDRKSMAGLDGAVVVDLQPLGRAKP
- a CDS encoding UDP-glucose/GDP-mannose dehydrogenase family protein; this encodes MTRICVIGAGYVGLVTGACLAERGHDVVCLDTDTAKVQQLRAGDSPFYEPGLDELLVQVRSSGRIRFTHNYADAIPGAEAVFIAVNTPSSAEGQADLMAVRAAARDLGPLLSADTVIVNKSTVPIGTGDLVAFLIAQCTRVPFSVVSNPEFLREGSAVHDFRHPDRLVLGSRDPEAARRVAALYGPLDCPILITDIRTAEMIKYASNAYLATRISFINEIAAVCERLGADVTEVARGMGYDQRIGPQFLNAGIGWGGSCFPKDVRALIHMAAASGSHPQLLRAVVEINHDQRLGVIQKLKHYLGSLEGRTITLLGLSFKPNTDDLRNAPSVDLIELLRQEGCHIRAYDPVALERARRELPDIELCADAYAGARDADALVLVTEWEEFRRLNFGTLRRLMRSPLVIDGRNLFEPTVMRQSGFTYAGIGRPAALAVEERADEFAYGGRPNASEPTFASMPA
- a CDS encoding sugar transferase, whose amino-acid sequence is MAIRLGTATTDGEAVSRDTPAEVPQLCHAASWNGWQRPAKRAMDVVGASILLIVLAPLLLAIALAIKLDSRGPILFRQTRLGKDGRFFSFLKFRSMVADAEARQAELDALNEADGPIFKMKHDPRLTRVGRFIRKTSLDELPQLWNVLRGEMSLVGPRPPVPKEAARYEAWQHGRLAVKPGMTGLWQVSGRSNVRFSEMVKLDFQYIERWSLWLDLKILLLTVVAVIRTDGAY